GTGCATGACAGCCCAGTCGTCCACGCCATCATCTTGCCCCTCTATACTACGAGCTCTTCTAGCATCTGACCTCCTGACTACTCTATATCACggcttgtccgtgagaagtgaTCACATGTAAGACAAGTCAAAAAATGGTTAAAAGATATGAACACCTTTCTTGGCCTCCATATTGTGCTGCTTTAATTTTTGGCTTCTTGTTTATTTGAAAAGTCCATCCCCTTAATCCATCTAATGGTTGATCTGTGTATTGCAGCTACCATTGACTTGTTCATATTTCCAGCCTCTGTAGTGCTTCTGCACACAGAACTACACATCGAACGTCAGGTTATTACTCACATTAGAGCTGATATTTTGTTTGGTAGTAGGATCACTGACTGGTCAAAATGACCCTGATTATGGCATGTCAGCAGTTAGCCACTTGGTCATTTCTACAGATGAtatctgctctgataagggtataccgtgaagattggtagagcagcttagtatacattttttgcaaaaaacgtatcaaccaaataccctgttttttacatcttttactagcacttgcggattactgcaacattttttcaaactgagtgtttttggttttactattctcttttgtgtcttcaggtttcttggtggtgtgtgaacatgatcatacagacttgttcactgtgcaagtagcccatgtgttcctgtttccaagatGATATTAGAAGTTGACATTTCCCTTTTGCTgcccacttgtattttttaatatttggCTTGTTGATTTGTTTAGCCAAAACACTACAacattttgcaaaaaatatatattttaaacacTGAATTATTTGCAAGAATAATAAATCCAAAATACATAATTACGACACAAAATTCTTGATGATATAGCGCCCTCTGGCAGGCCATGAGTTCAACTGCAAGTTAAAACAGTCATATTTAAAGGGGTTACCCAGTCTAAAATGAAAACTCTGCagacactctgtgtgactgcagacttatgaatcacaATCGTGCACACCGACGAGTCACCCGTTTCTGAGCCGGGGCTGGCGGTGATGTATGAGACATGCATACTCCCGGGCAAACGCCGTCTCATGGGCGAGGCCCATGCTCCATACACTTGCACAGTGCGTGTGCTGGGTGGGATTCATAAGTCTCCAGTCacacagactgactgcagacttCCCATTTTaggcctgacaacccctttaatggtagACGGAAGAGGCCGGTAGATGGTTGTCTACATTTCTGGCCCTGGACTGCGGATCAGGGTGGTGGAATTTCTGGAGGCTCTTCCTCATCAGAGTCAAACTCAACATTTTCATCTTTCACCCATTTTCCTGTGCCGTCAGGAATCCACCCTGAGCTGCGGAGAGAGGAGGAATGAGAAACTGCTACAAACTGCCTGACCAGGGGGTCACCAAATGGCGGTACTATAGTGTTCAGCACTAGTTTATACCTGTCAAGGTGTACTTACCTCCTCAGGGATAGGTAGTGCTCCATCACTCGCCTTCTCTCAGGGTCATGGGCAGCATCCTCTCCTTTCTCCAAAGATTTCCGCAACTTCTTGTTTTTACCCTCTTTCTTTAAGTGTGATTGCCTGCAGCTGCCTAAGAAATGATAACACATCTGTATCTGCTGAATGTATACATACATCTGTACCTAGCTTTTACCAGCACCACACATGCATGtatacagagactgcaccagcagaatagtgagtactgctctggagtataatacaggatgtaactcaggatcagtaatgtaatgtatgtacacagtgactgcaccagcagaatagtgagtgcagctctagagtataatacaggatgtaactcaggatcagtaatgtatgtacacagtgactgcaccagcagaatagtgagtgcagctctggaatataatacaggatgtaactcaggatcagtagtgtaatgtatgcacacagtgactgtaccagcagaatagtgagtgcagctctggaatataatacaggaggtaactcaggatcagtaatgtatgtacacagtgactgtaccagtagaatagtgagtgcagctccggagtataatacaggatgtaactcaggatcagtacaggatcagtaatgtaatgtatgtacacagtgactgcaccagcagaatagtgagtgcagctctggagtataatacaggatgtaactcaggatcagtagaaaAGAATAAATACGTTTAACTCTTCACTGCTGTCACCTGTGGAGCTGCTCGGCTCAGGAAGAGATGTCTCTGCAAGTGTCTTGGGTTGGTCACGTTGAACACATACTGGACTGTTAATCGGCAGAGAAGATATGGCCTGGGTAGACCCCCCAACCTCAGAAGACCTTCCTTTCCTTCTCACTTCTTCAGGCCTGGAAAAAATAGAGTTAGAAAAAAAGTGTTAATTAATAGCAACAACAGACCAACCACAGTCATGGGCATCTATCCAATTAAAGACTCTATAGGGAGCTTAGATAATCTTTCTCTAAATGAAGGTGCATTGCAGACTAGTACCTGTGTCTGGTGCAGCAGCTGTTATATGGTGCAGCTTTCAGCAGTGCATGCTGAGTAATCTTTCTGGTCTGCTCCAGTAGAGGAGCCGGAAGCTGAAGGCAAAAGGAGAGATTCAAGACAGATATTGTTAATTTACAGAAAGTAGAGGACAACCTGACTCCATATACACAGGCAGGCACCAGGGAGTCGGCCTACAGAGAAAGGCGAAGACCACACAGGAGGCCTATGAAGAGAGTCAGCCTACAAAGagagacatacagtcatggccaaaagtattgacacccctgcaattctgtcagataatactcattttcttcctgaaaataattgcaatcacaaattctttggtattattatcttcatttaatttgtcttaaatgaaaaaacacaaaagagaatgaagcaaaaagcaaaacactgatcatttcacacaaaactccaaaaatgggccagacaaaagtattggcgccctcagcctaatacttggttgcacaacctttagccaaaataactgcgaccaaccgcttccggtaaccatcaataagtttcttacaatgctctgctggaattttagaccatttttctttggcaaactgctccaagtccctgatatttgaagggtgccttctccaaactgccattttttagatctctccacaggtgttctatgggattcaggtctggactcattgctggccaccttagaagtctccagtgctttctctcaaaccattttctagttttgaagtgtgttttgggtcattgtcctcctggaagacccatgacctctgagggagacccagctttctcacactgggccctacattatgctgcaaaatttgttggtagtcttcagacttcataatgccatgcacacggtcaagcagtccagtgccagaagcagcaaagcaaccccaaaacatcagggaacctccgccatgtttgactgtagggactgtgttcttttctttaaatgcctctttttttctcctgtaaactctatgttgatgcctttgccccaaaaaactctacttttgtctcatctgaccagagaacattcttccaaaacgttttaggctttttcaggtaagttttggcacacTCCAGCCTGGCttctttatgtctcggggtaagaagtggggtcttcctgggtctcctaccatacagtcccttttcattcagacgccgacggatagtatgggttgacactgttgtacccttggactgcagggcagcttgaacttgtttggatgttagtcgaggttctttatccaacatccgcacaatcttgcgttgaaatctcttctcaatttttcttttccgtccacatctagggaggttagccacagtgccatgggctttacacttcttgatgacactgcgcacggtagacacaggaacattcaggtctttgtagatggacttgtagccttgagattgctcatgcttcctcacaatttggtttctcaagtcctcagacagttctttggtcttctttcttttctccatgctcaatgtggtacacacaaggacacaggacagaggttgagtcaactttaatccatgtcaactggctgcaagtgtgatttagttattgccaacacctgttaggtgccacaggtaagttacatgtgctgttaattacacaaattagagaagcatcacatgatttttcgaacagtgccaatacttttgtccacccccttttttatgtttggtgtggaattatatccaatttggctttaggacaattctttttgtgtttttttcatttaagacaaattaaatgaagataataataacaaagaatttgtgttttcaatagttttcaggaagaaaatgagtattatctgacagaattgcaggggtgttaatacttttggccatgactgtatgaagaGAGGCGGCATACAAAGAAAGGCATATGAAGAGAGGCGACAATCACAAAGGTGGCGTATGAAGAGAGGCAGCCTATGAAAAGAGGCCACGACCACAGATGTGGTGTATGAAGAGAGGCAACGACCATAAAAGGGGCCTATGAAGGAGAGGCGGCCTACAAAGTAAGGCGGTGTATGAAGACTGGCAGCCTACAGAGAGGCGGTGTATGAAGAGAGGAAACGACCACAGAAGCGGCCTACAAAGAGAGATGGCAATCTGCAGAAAGGCAATGGTTCTCAGAGAGACGCAATGTTCGGGGGGGAGGTGGCCTACAAATAAATAGAACGTCCACGGAAAAGTGATAGTCCGCAGAGAGAGGCAACATCCGCAGAGAGGCAGCATACAGGAAGAGGCTCTCACATTGTAGTTCTGACCCTTGTGTGTGACATGAGAGCGGTAAATTAGGGGTGCAGTTACCCCGTGGTGCACAGACCTGCTCCCCAGCCTCCTCTGCCCGGACATACTGCTCGTGCTGCCGTTTCTGGACCTCGTTCCTGTGAGCCGCCTTCTTCCCATAAAATCTCTGTAAACCTAGACGGGCGAGAGAGCAGATAAACCAACAGGACCCCAACAAGCCCCCACAAACCACGGGGTAAAGCCTCTACTCACACGCCGTGTGCTTCTTTCCTTTCCGATGCACGGTCAGCATGTCGACGGTATCGAAGACCGGCCTGTGGTGACACACGGTGCAGGCGTACCTGGGAAGGGACAACACACCAGACACCCCGCGTTACCACACAGTGCAGCCAATAGCCTCCTGACAACTAGACACGCCGAGGTGTGTGGGGGTCAGACGTCAGCCCACCCCTGACCGGAAGCAGAAGCCCCCGCAGGATCCTTCCACCACGGTGCATCGCTCCTACACGGGCCGTGAGGGGTCCGCTGACGTCTGACAACCTCATTGCTGAACACAGAGAAGTCTGTGAGTGAGAATACACGAAGATAAGAGCTGACCCTCCACACGAGTCGCCCCCTTTAAGGCGGAGGTCACAGATAATCACGTACGTTCCATTCTTGAGGAGCAGCGCTTCGTCCTCCGGGATGTAACTGGCCAACAAGTCGGCAACTCTTCtcttctgtaaagaaaaaaaaataataatatgtagGTTTTAAGATAAAAAGCCTCACTGGTGGCCGCCATATCGCTTTCTGACTCCGCCCCCATAGGCATTATAAGAAAAGCGAAATAACTTCCTCTATACATGCTAAAGACATGCTTAAACTTGTAGTCCTCCAGCAAATGGACGCTCACCCATCACCAAAACTCACCTTCAGCACGTTCAGCTGGCTGCTGTCATCCCCTTCCCGTTTAAAAGACATCTTGATCTTTCTAACCAAGCGGCCACCGTACCGCCGCGCAAAGCTTCATGGGAACTGTAGTTCGCACGTTCGGTCGCGCATGTTACACGTTTTGCGTCGCCCGTTCCCTGCCGGAACATGTAGTTTTTCAGTATTAAGACGTCTACAGCCCTCCTGTGCTTGAGACTACACTTCCCAGGATGCTTCGCGGCTGTCACCGCTGGCCAGCTGCTGCTGACCATTTCTAGCA
This region of Ranitomeya imitator isolate aRanImi1 chromosome 1, aRanImi1.pri, whole genome shotgun sequence genomic DNA includes:
- the SCNM1 gene encoding sodium channel modifier 1, whose translation is MSFKREGDDSSQLNVLKKRRVADLLASYIPEDEALLLKNGTYACTVCHHRPVFDTVDMLTVHRKGKKHTACLQRFYGKKAAHRNEVQKRQHEQYVRAEEAGEQLPAPLLEQTRKITQHALLKAAPYNSCCTRHRPEEVRRKGRSSEVGGSTQAISSLPINSPVCVQRDQPKTLAETSLPEPSSSTGSCRQSHLKKEGKNKKLRKSLEKGEDAAHDPERRRVMEHYLSLRSSGWIPDGTGKWVKDENVEFDSDEEEPPEIPPP